A window from Drosophila yakuba strain Tai18E2 chromosome 3L, Prin_Dyak_Tai18E2_2.1, whole genome shotgun sequence encodes these proteins:
- the LOC26535564 gene encoding allergen Tab y 5.0101-like, whose translation MWSCPCVAVGLLLIFSLNLVFLLPETNYCHLKNCPVDKKLPHIGCNNSGNWSPKCGKEPTIVSIPQHIRNFILNYHNTFRDMVAGGQLHKLPIAARMLKLNWDHDLAFLATLLVKRCDIQPTDHCISTEEFSSPGYHTVYNKFKGTQDTSRIVRSQLNAWYDQYKHVSAYSLINGLSPDKKEVGHFLRMMVGPSNRLGCAIARIEKDGWTHQWLTCLYSCSSKKNTLLYEYSGKPGIYCTNGINGKFQHLCNDTEPVTDCMHSDLFKTTISNDTASFIRDMMNRKIKPRFFFLAFLPALFAVAKTVVTKAVVAVAAKALIVAKSAATAVVKASVTVAKAAATVAKKVSYTALRVARPILKVAKKVPRKVVKVAKEVARPVVKGAKKVAKGVKKFVVIPVVKGAKKVVREVKKLAKEVSGLVKDVKQFPDFENYGDLPQIGNEENREENEGNDGTNNEDEATEADELSTENNVQNTTINPN comes from the exons ATGTGGAGTTGTCCTTGCGTTGCAGTCGGATTGCTGCTCATATTCAGTCTGAATCTGGTCTTTCTGCTGCCGGAAACGAACTATTGCCATTTAAAAAACTGCCCAGTGGATAAAAAACTGCCACATATTGGCTGCAATAACAGTGGG AACTGGTCGCCAAAGTGCGGAAAAGAGCCAACAATTGTTTCAATACCCCAGCATATAAGAAATTTCATTCTGAACTATCATAACACATTTCGCGATATGGTGGCCGGTGGCCAATTGCACAAGCTGCCCATTGCAGCCCGCATGCTTAAGTTGAATTGGGACCACGACTTGGCTTTTTTGGCTACACTCTTGGTAAAACGCTGCGATATCCAACCCACAGACCACTGCATATCCACAGAAGAGTTCTCGTCTCCAGGCTACCACACGGTATATAACAAGTTCAAGGGGACCCAGGATACATCCAGGATAGTTCGATCGCAACTGAATGCGTGGTACGATCAGTACAAGCACGTTTCTGCATATAGTCTAATTAATGGATTGTCCCCGGATAA AAAGGAGGTTGGGCACTTCCTAAGAATGATGGTGGGACCCAGTAACCGATTAGGCTGTGCCATAGCTAGAATCGAAAAAGACGGATGGACTCACCAATGGCTCACCTGCCTGTATAGCTGTTCATCCAAGAAGAACACGCTTCTATACGAGTATTCCGGAAAACCTGGCATATATTGCACCAATGGAATTAATGGCAAGTTTCAACATCTATGTAATGACACGGAACCTGTCACAGATTGCATGCACTCTGATCTATTCAAGACAACAATCAGCAACGACACTGCATCATTCATCAGAGACATGAtgaatagaaaaattaaacccagatttttttttctggcttttttgCCGGCATTGTTTGCTGTTGCGAAGACCGTTGTTACGAAGGCTGTCGTTGCTGTGGCGGCGAAGGCACTGATTGTTGCGAAATCAGCTGCAACCGCGGTGGTGAAGGCATCGGTTACTGTTGCGAAAGCAGCTGCAACCGTGGCGAAGAAGGTATCGTATACTGCTTTAAGGGTGGCGAGACCAATTTTAAAGGTGGCGAAGAAGGTTCCGAGAAAAGTTGTAAAGGTGGCGAAGGAGGTTGCGAGACCAGTTGTAAAGGGGGCGAAGAAGGTTGCGAAAGGAGTTAAAAAGTTTGTTGTGATACCAGTTGTAAAGGGGGCGAAGAAGGTTGTGAGAGAAGTTAAAAAGTTGGCGAAGGAAGTCTCGGGGCTGGTTAAGGATGTTAAACAATTTCCAGATTTTGAAAATTATGGTGATTTGCCGCAAATTGGAAATGAGGAAAATCGTGAAGAAAATGAGGGAAATGATGGAACTAATAATGAAGATGAGGCAACTGAAGCAGATGAATTATCAACTGAAAATAATGTGCaaaatacaacaataaatcCCAATTAA
- the LOC120321532 gene encoding uncharacterized protein LOC120321532 — MGGLWEAGVRTAKHLLLRAVGSALLNAEEVATVLVGIEATMNLRPLGALSQDPSDGEALTPGHLLTGGPLIAAPALRTPDQAGLSCLRRWRLVSSVRQTFWRRWSREYVLGLQVRGKWHKEKANVEEGQLVVVAEDNLLPQQWLLGRIVATHAGEDGKVRASTLGGVMEPSSGGRSTSWRRCRFVEAVETFNGAGVGGKYEFGYCLLLDCEGEKI; from the coding sequence ATGGGCGGACTatgggaggcaggtgtgaGAACTGCAAAGCACCTACTCCTACGAGCGGTGGGCAGCGCACTTCTCAACGCCGAAGAGGTGGCAACAGTCCTCGTCGGGATCGAGGCCACGATGAACTTGCGGCCCCTCGGAGCGCTCAGCCAGGACCCAAGCGACGGAGAGGCGCTAACTCCCGGGCACCTGCTGACAGGCGGGCCGCTcatcgcagcaccagcactccgGACCCCGGACCAGGCGGGTCTCAGTTGCTTGCGGCGATGGCGGCTTGTCTCGTCAGTCAGGCAAACGTTCTGGCGTCGATGGTCCCGGGAATATGTCCTGGGCCTTCAGGTTCGGGGCAAGTGGCACAAGGAGAAGGCCAACGTCGAGGAGGGCCAACTCGTCGTCGTGGCAGAGGACAACCTGCTGCCTCAACAGTGGCTCCTGGGAAGGATCGTCGCGACGCACGCAGGAGAGGACGGCAAGGTCAGGGCGTCGACCTTAGGAGGAGTGATGGAGCCATCTTCCGGAGGGCGATCCACAAGCTGGCGCCGCTGCCGATTTGTTGAAGCCGTGGAGACGTTCAACGGAGCCGGTGTTGGCGGAAAATATGAGTTcggttattgtttattgttggatTGTGAAGGAGAAAAAATctga